Proteins found in one Panicum hallii strain FIL2 chromosome 4, PHallii_v3.1, whole genome shotgun sequence genomic segment:
- the LOC112891214 gene encoding protein ODORANT1-like encodes MGRQPCCDKVGVKKGPWTAEEDQKLVGFLLTHGHCCWRVVPKLAGLLRCGKSCRLRWTNYLRPDLKRGLLSDDEERLVIDLHAQLGNRWSKIAARLPGRTDNEIKNHWNTHIRKKLVRMGIDPVTHLPLQEPPAAAAPQEQEDHLPPPLPQQQQQGHLPPSDGGLVLQEDAGEEDLSLIQPHEITTTPPAPPTAAAAAASNCGSVSSASGGSASVVSPSCSSSASASAVSGVEATEWPEPLYLFGMDGIMDAGWDDLFPGTGGMGGVDPFDGYPGGGFDQDDGWM; translated from the exons ATGGGGAGGCAGCCGTGCTGCGACAAGGTGGGCGTGAAGAAGGGCCCGTGGACGGCGGAGGAGGACCAGAAGCTCGTCGGCTTCCTCCTCACCCACGGCCACTGCTGCTGGCGCGTCGTCCCCAAGCTCGCAG GGCTGCTGAGGTGCGGGAAGAGCTGCCGGCTCCGGTGGACCAACTACCTGAGGCCCGACCTCAAGAGGGGCCTCCTCTCCGACGACGAGGAGCGGCTCGTCATCGACCTCCACGCGCAGCTCGGCAACAG GTGGTCCAAGATCGCGGCGCGGCTGCCCGGGAGGACGGACAACGAGATCAAGAACCACTGGAACACCCACATCCGGAAGAAGCTCGTCCGGATGGGGATCGACCCCGTCACCCACCTCCCGCTGCAGGAGCCccccgctgctgctgctcctcaaGAGCAGGAAGACCacctgccgccgccgttgccgcagcagcagcagcagggacACCTGCCGCCGAGCGACGGCGGGCTCGTGCTGCAGGAGGACGCGGGCGAGGAGGACCTGTCGTTGATCCAGCCGCACGAGATCACCACGACACCACCAGCGCCGCCgactgctgcggcggcggcggcgagcaacTGCGGCTCGGTCTCCTCCGCCTCCGGCGGCTCCGCGTCCGTGGTGTCGCCGTCGTGCTCCTCCTCGGCCTCGGCGTCGGCGGTGTCCGGCGTGGAGGCGACGGAGTGGCCGGAGCCCCTGTACCTGTTCGGCATGGACGGCATCATGGACGCCGGCTGGGACGACCTCTTCCCCGGCACCGGCGGCATGGGCGGCGTCGACCCGTTCGACGGCTACCCGGGCGGCGGCTTCGACCAAGACGACGGCTGGATGTGA
- the LOC112891213 gene encoding uncharacterized protein LOC112891213 isoform X1, with protein sequence MASAAAAVAFFGADELSVELAASFLRSGARVRCFVPEADRSASAALAELSGLLRCASPAEAARDSALVIVLTDADGVDELFFGVEGIAKGLCTGAAVLIRSTLLPSQLEKLEQKLADEKKDALLLDGYIFSGLSDELKQQIVVVASGRRDVAERARQFFNGLDKTIYFAEGEFCTSSKIRLVNDLLESIHFIASVEAMYLGVRAGIHPSIIYDIISNAAGSSRIFVELVPKLLSEDPLLIDFLNSSKKNASYVMDMAKAVTFPLPLLGVAYQQLIHGSSAVIGDGSASPLKVWEASFGVNIVDAASQQIYDASKLADQLVMESKSAKRIGFIGLGAMGFGMASHLLKSGFYVVAYDVYKPTMARFDDLGGSTKGSPEEVAKDVEILIIMVANEFQADSVLYGSAGAVPVLSAGTSVILSSTVSPGFVIRLNKRLEAECRDIKLVDAPVSGGVKRAADGTLTIMASGTDEALHCTGAVLSALSEKLYIIKGGCGAASSVKMVNQLLAGVHIASAAEAMAFAARLNLRTRSVFEILQHSRGYSWMFGNRVPHMLDNDYTPYSAVDIFVKDLGIVSCESSNSRIPVHVSSIAHQLFISGSASGWGRYDDAAVVKVYETLTGVKVEGKPPLLSKEDVLHSLPAEWPEDPMDDLVSVASRNSKKILVVLDDDPTGTQTVHDIEVLTECTVEALVEQFLKLPTCFFILTNSRSMTADKAMLLVQTICRNLEAAAKNVPGVSYTVVLRGDSTLRGHFPEEADAAVSVLGEMDAWIICPFFLQGGRYTINDVHYVADSDRLIPAGETEFAKDAAFGYKSSNLRQWVEEKTRGRVSEKQVSTISINLLRKQGPNAVCQHLCSLEKSSVCIVNAASEKDMAVFASGMIQAELKGKKFLCRTAASFVSARIGIKQKPPICPNDLGLKRALTGGLIVVGSYVPKTTKQVDELRSQCGQSLRVIEVSVEMVSMKSTEDRDQEISRVVELGNAYIQNRKDTLVVTSRQLITGKTPEESLDINYKVSSALVEIVRRIDSKPRYIIAKGGITSSDIATKALEAQRAKVMGQALAGVPLWQLGPESRFPGVPYIVFPGNVGDNSALAKVVRNWASPSRSSTKQLLLNAEKGGYAIGAFNVYNLEGVEAVVAAAEAENSPAILQIHPSALKQGGVPLVASCIAAAEQSSVPITVHYDHGTSKSDLLQALEMGFDSVMVDGSHLTLGENILYTKSVSSLAHAKGLLVEAELGRLSGSEDGLTVEEYEARFTDVAQAEGFIDETSIDALAVCIGNVHGKYPPSGPKLRLDLLKDLRALTLKKGVSLVLHGASGLPHELVQECIGLGVRKFNVNTEVRNSYLESLKKPEKDLIQVMASAKEAMKAVIAEKLHLFGSAGKA encoded by the exons ATGGcgtcggccgcggccgccgtggCGTTCTTCGGCGCCGACGAACTCAGCGTCGAGCTCGCCGCctccttcctccgctccggcgccCGCGTCCGCTGCTTCGTCCCCGAG GCGGACCGGTCGGcatcggcggcgctcgcggagctGAGCGGCCTCCTCCGGTGCGCGAGCCCGGCGGAAGCCGCGCGAG ATTCCGCGCTGGTGATCGTGCTGACCGACGCGGATGGGGTTGATGAGTTGTTCTTCGGAGTTGAGGGTATAGCGAAAG GATTGTGCACGGGTGCTGCCGTATTGATTCGGTCGACACTGCTGCCTAGTCAGCTGGAGAAGCTAGAGCAGAAACTTGCAG ATGAAAAGAAGGATGCCCTTCTTCTTGATGGATACATTTTCAGTGGTCTTTCTGACGAATTGAAACAACAGATTGTT GTTGTAGCATCTGGGAGACGGGATGTAGCAGAAAGAGCTAGACAGTTTTTCAATG GTCTAGACAAAACCATTTACTTTGCTGAAGGTGAATTTTGCACTAGCAG CAAAATTAGGCTGGTAAATGATTTGCTGGAGAGCATTCATTTTATTGCATCTGTTGAAGCAATGTATCTTGGTGTTCGAGCTGGGATTCATCCATCAATTATCTATGACATCATATCAAATGCTGCTGGAAGCTCAAG GATATTTGTGGAGTTAGTTCCAAAACTTCTGAGTGAGGATCCTTTGCTTATTGACTTCTTAAACTCATCAAAGAAAAATGCA AGCTATGTGATGGATATGGCTAAAGCTGTAACGTTTCCACTGCCACTTCTGGGTGTTGCCTACCAACAGTTGATACATG GTTCTTCAGCAGTAATTGGAGATGGATCTGCCTCACCACTGAAG GTTTGGGAAGCATCATTTGGAGTAAACATTGTAGATGCTGCCAGTCAACAAATCTATGATGCAAGCAAATTAGCTGACCAGCTTGTTATGGAATCTAAATCAGCAAAGCGGATTGGCTTCATTGGTCTTGGAGCTATGGGTTTTGGAATGGCATCTCATTTGCTGAAATCAGGGTTCTATGTTGTTGCTTATGAT GTCTACAAGCCAACAATGGCCAGGTTTGATGATTTAGGTGGATCAACAAAAGGTTCTCCTGAGGAAGTAGCAAAAG ATGTGGAAATACTTATTATCATGGTTGCAAATGAGTTTCAAGCTGATAGTGTTCTTTATGGAAGTGCTGGTGCTGTACCAG TGCTGTCAGCTGGAACATCTGTCATTCTATCTTCTACAGTTTCTCCAGGATTTGTGATCCGCCTCAACAAAAGATTAGAAG CTGAATGCCGAGATATAAAGTTGGTTGATGCTCCGGTATCTGGTGGTGTCAAAAGGGCAGCAGATGGGACTCTAACT ATAATGGCATCAGGGACAGATGAAGCTCTGCATTGCACAGGTGCCGTTCTATCAG CACTGAGTGAGAAATTGTATATCATCAAAGGAGGATGTGGAGCTGCAAG CTCTGTTAAGATGGTCAACCAACTTCTTGCTGGGGTTCATATAGCCTCAGCAGCTGAAGCCATGGCATTTGCTGCTCGACTAAATCTGAGAACAAGAAGTGTCTTTGAAATTTTGCAACATTCAAGAGGTTATTCATG GATGTTTGGAAATCGTGTGCCACACATGCTCGATAATGATTATACACCTTATTCTGCAGTGGATATATTTGTCAAGGATCTT GGTATAGTATCTTGTGAAAGTTCCAATTCGAGGATCCCAGTGCATGTCTCTAGTATTGCTCATCAGCTATTTATATCAG GATCTGCTTCTGGGTGGGGTCGATACGATGATGCTGCTGTTGTCAAG GTCTACGAGACATTAACTGGTGTTAAAGTAGAAGGGAAGCCTCCCTTGCTTAGTAAAGAAGATGTCCTTCATTCTCTTCCTGCTGAATGGCCAGAAGATCCAATGGATGACCTTGTTTCTGTTGCATCTCGTAATAGCAAAAAGATTCTTGTAGTTTTAGATGATGATCCAACTGGAACTCAAACAGTACATGATATAGAAGTTTTAACTGAATG CACTGTTGAAGCCCTTGTCGAACAATTTCTCAAGCTACCAACTTGCTTTTTCATTTTGACAAACTCCCGTTCAATGACTGCTGATAAG GCTATGTTGCTAGTACAAACTATCTGCAGAAATCTCGAAGCTGCAGCAAAGAATGTCCCTGGTGTTAGTTATACAGTGGTCTTGAGAGGTGATTCAACTCTGCGTGGTCATTTCCCAGAG GAAGCTGATGCAGCTGTCTCAGTATTAGGCGAGATGGATGCTTGGATAATCTGTCCGTTTTTCCTTCAAGGTGGACGATACACTATTAATGACGTCCACTATGTTGCAGACTCTGACAG ATTAATACCTGCTGGTGAAACTGAGTTTGCCAAGGATGCAGCTTTTGGCTATAAATCCTCCAATCTTAGACAG TGGGTTGAAGAGAAGACTAGAGGACGAGTTTCTGAGAAACAAGTTTCAACAATTTCCATAAATCTCTTGCGTAAACAAGGACCAAATGCAGTCTGTCAGCATCTCTGTAGCTTGGAGAAG AGCTCTGTGTGCATCGTCAATGCTGCTAGTGAGAAGGACATGGCCGTCTTTGCTTCTGGAATGATCCAG GCTGAATTGAAAGGAAAGAAGTTTCTATGCCGCACAGCTGCAAGTTTTGTAAGTGCAAGGATTGGGATCAAGCAAAAGCCACCTATCTGTCCAAATGACCTAGGCTTAAAAAGAGCTTTAACTGGAGGCCTCATAGTTGTTGGTTCCTATGTGCCAAAAACAACAAAGCAG GTTGATGAGTTGCGGTCACAGTGCGGGCAATCCCTTCGAGTAATAGAG GTGTCTGTCGAGATGGTTTCAATGAAATCAACAGAGGACAGAGACCAAGAAATTAGCCGAGTCGTTGAACTTGGAAATGCTTACATACAAAACAGAAAAGACACTCTAGTTGTCACCAGCCGCCAGCTCATTACTGGAAAAA CTCCTGAAGAAAGCTTAGACATTAATTATAAAGTGAGTTCAGCACTAGTGGAGATTGTGAGAAGGATTGATAGTAAACCTCGGTACATCATTGCAAAG GGAGGAATCACTTCATCTGATATTGCTACAAAAGCTTTGGAAGCTCAGCGTGCCAAAGTAATGGGACAAGCATTAGCTGGTGTACCATTGTGGCAGCTTGGTCCTGAGAGTAGATTCCCCGGTGTACCTTACATTGTATTTCCTG GTAATGTTGGCGATAATAGTGCTCTTGCTAAAGTGGTACGAAATTGGGCTTCCCCATCTAGAAGTTCTACAAAACAACTTCTTCTG AATGCGGAGAAGGGTGGTTATGCCATTGGCGCTTTCAATGTGTATAATCTTGAAGGAGTTGAAGCTGTCGTTGCAGCAGCAGAGGCTGAAAATAGCCCTGCTATCCTGCAG ATTCATCCTAGTGCTCTGAAGCAAGGTGGGGTCCCATTGGTAGCGTCCTGCATTGCTGCTGCAGAACAATCCAGT GTGCCTATCACTGTTCATTATGATCATGGCACTTCCAAGTCAGACTTGCTTCAAGCTCTTGAGATG GGATTTGATTCAGTCATGGTGGATGGTTCCCATCTAACATTAGGGGAGAACATCTTATACACAAAGAGCGTATCTTCTTTGGCTCATGCAAAAGGTTTACTTGTGGAAGCTGAATTGGGTAGACTCTCAGGCTCTGAAGATGGCTTGACAGTTGAAGAATACGAAGCGAGATTTACTGATGTTGCTCAG GCTGAGGGATTTATTGATGAGACAAGTATTGATGCTCTAGCAGTTTGCATTGGAAATGTTCATGGAAAATATCCACCTAGTGGACCAAAACTCAGACTTGACTTGCTAAAG GACCTTCGTGCGTTAAccctaaagaaaggagttagcTTGGTTCTCCATGGAGCATCTGGTCTGCCTCATGAGCTTGTACAG GAATGCATAGGCTTGGGCGTGAGGAAATTCAACGTGAACACTGAGGTCCGAAACAGCTACCTGGAGTCCCTTAAAAAGCCAGAAAAGGACCTCATCCAAGTCATGGCATCTGCTAAAGAAGCAATGAAAGCTGTCATCGCAGAGAAATTACACCTCTTTGGATCAGCTGGGAAAGCCTGA
- the LOC112891213 gene encoding uncharacterized protein LOC112891213 isoform X2, with the protein MYLGVRAGIHPSIIYDIISNAAGSSRIFVELVPKLLSEDPLLIDFLNSSKKNASYVMDMAKAVTFPLPLLGVAYQQLIHGSSAVIGDGSASPLKVWEASFGVNIVDAASQQIYDASKLADQLVMESKSAKRIGFIGLGAMGFGMASHLLKSGFYVVAYDVYKPTMARFDDLGGSTKGSPEEVAKDVEILIIMVANEFQADSVLYGSAGAVPVLSAGTSVILSSTVSPGFVIRLNKRLEAECRDIKLVDAPVSGGVKRAADGTLTIMASGTDEALHCTGAVLSALSEKLYIIKGGCGAASSVKMVNQLLAGVHIASAAEAMAFAARLNLRTRSVFEILQHSRGYSWMFGNRVPHMLDNDYTPYSAVDIFVKDLGIVSCESSNSRIPVHVSSIAHQLFISGSASGWGRYDDAAVVKVYETLTGVKVEGKPPLLSKEDVLHSLPAEWPEDPMDDLVSVASRNSKKILVVLDDDPTGTQTVHDIEVLTECTVEALVEQFLKLPTCFFILTNSRSMTADKAMLLVQTICRNLEAAAKNVPGVSYTVVLRGDSTLRGHFPEEADAAVSVLGEMDAWIICPFFLQGGRYTINDVHYVADSDRLIPAGETEFAKDAAFGYKSSNLRQWVEEKTRGRVSEKQVSTISINLLRKQGPNAVCQHLCSLEKSSVCIVNAASEKDMAVFASGMIQAELKGKKFLCRTAASFVSARIGIKQKPPICPNDLGLKRALTGGLIVVGSYVPKTTKQVDELRSQCGQSLRVIEVSVEMVSMKSTEDRDQEISRVVELGNAYIQNRKDTLVVTSRQLITGKTPEESLDINYKVSSALVEIVRRIDSKPRYIIAKGGITSSDIATKALEAQRAKVMGQALAGVPLWQLGPESRFPGVPYIVFPGNVGDNSALAKVVRNWASPSRSSTKQLLLNAEKGGYAIGAFNVYNLEGVEAVVAAAEAENSPAILQIHPSALKQGGVPLVASCIAAAEQSSVPITVHYDHGTSKSDLLQALEMGFDSVMVDGSHLTLGENILYTKSVSSLAHAKGLLVEAELGRLSGSEDGLTVEEYEARFTDVAQAEGFIDETSIDALAVCIGNVHGKYPPSGPKLRLDLLKDLRALTLKKGVSLVLHGASGLPHELVQECIGLGVRKFNVNTEVRNSYLESLKKPEKDLIQVMASAKEAMKAVIAEKLHLFGSAGKA; encoded by the exons ATGTATCTTGGTGTTCGAGCTGGGATTCATCCATCAATTATCTATGACATCATATCAAATGCTGCTGGAAGCTCAAG GATATTTGTGGAGTTAGTTCCAAAACTTCTGAGTGAGGATCCTTTGCTTATTGACTTCTTAAACTCATCAAAGAAAAATGCA AGCTATGTGATGGATATGGCTAAAGCTGTAACGTTTCCACTGCCACTTCTGGGTGTTGCCTACCAACAGTTGATACATG GTTCTTCAGCAGTAATTGGAGATGGATCTGCCTCACCACTGAAG GTTTGGGAAGCATCATTTGGAGTAAACATTGTAGATGCTGCCAGTCAACAAATCTATGATGCAAGCAAATTAGCTGACCAGCTTGTTATGGAATCTAAATCAGCAAAGCGGATTGGCTTCATTGGTCTTGGAGCTATGGGTTTTGGAATGGCATCTCATTTGCTGAAATCAGGGTTCTATGTTGTTGCTTATGAT GTCTACAAGCCAACAATGGCCAGGTTTGATGATTTAGGTGGATCAACAAAAGGTTCTCCTGAGGAAGTAGCAAAAG ATGTGGAAATACTTATTATCATGGTTGCAAATGAGTTTCAAGCTGATAGTGTTCTTTATGGAAGTGCTGGTGCTGTACCAG TGCTGTCAGCTGGAACATCTGTCATTCTATCTTCTACAGTTTCTCCAGGATTTGTGATCCGCCTCAACAAAAGATTAGAAG CTGAATGCCGAGATATAAAGTTGGTTGATGCTCCGGTATCTGGTGGTGTCAAAAGGGCAGCAGATGGGACTCTAACT ATAATGGCATCAGGGACAGATGAAGCTCTGCATTGCACAGGTGCCGTTCTATCAG CACTGAGTGAGAAATTGTATATCATCAAAGGAGGATGTGGAGCTGCAAG CTCTGTTAAGATGGTCAACCAACTTCTTGCTGGGGTTCATATAGCCTCAGCAGCTGAAGCCATGGCATTTGCTGCTCGACTAAATCTGAGAACAAGAAGTGTCTTTGAAATTTTGCAACATTCAAGAGGTTATTCATG GATGTTTGGAAATCGTGTGCCACACATGCTCGATAATGATTATACACCTTATTCTGCAGTGGATATATTTGTCAAGGATCTT GGTATAGTATCTTGTGAAAGTTCCAATTCGAGGATCCCAGTGCATGTCTCTAGTATTGCTCATCAGCTATTTATATCAG GATCTGCTTCTGGGTGGGGTCGATACGATGATGCTGCTGTTGTCAAG GTCTACGAGACATTAACTGGTGTTAAAGTAGAAGGGAAGCCTCCCTTGCTTAGTAAAGAAGATGTCCTTCATTCTCTTCCTGCTGAATGGCCAGAAGATCCAATGGATGACCTTGTTTCTGTTGCATCTCGTAATAGCAAAAAGATTCTTGTAGTTTTAGATGATGATCCAACTGGAACTCAAACAGTACATGATATAGAAGTTTTAACTGAATG CACTGTTGAAGCCCTTGTCGAACAATTTCTCAAGCTACCAACTTGCTTTTTCATTTTGACAAACTCCCGTTCAATGACTGCTGATAAG GCTATGTTGCTAGTACAAACTATCTGCAGAAATCTCGAAGCTGCAGCAAAGAATGTCCCTGGTGTTAGTTATACAGTGGTCTTGAGAGGTGATTCAACTCTGCGTGGTCATTTCCCAGAG GAAGCTGATGCAGCTGTCTCAGTATTAGGCGAGATGGATGCTTGGATAATCTGTCCGTTTTTCCTTCAAGGTGGACGATACACTATTAATGACGTCCACTATGTTGCAGACTCTGACAG ATTAATACCTGCTGGTGAAACTGAGTTTGCCAAGGATGCAGCTTTTGGCTATAAATCCTCCAATCTTAGACAG TGGGTTGAAGAGAAGACTAGAGGACGAGTTTCTGAGAAACAAGTTTCAACAATTTCCATAAATCTCTTGCGTAAACAAGGACCAAATGCAGTCTGTCAGCATCTCTGTAGCTTGGAGAAG AGCTCTGTGTGCATCGTCAATGCTGCTAGTGAGAAGGACATGGCCGTCTTTGCTTCTGGAATGATCCAG GCTGAATTGAAAGGAAAGAAGTTTCTATGCCGCACAGCTGCAAGTTTTGTAAGTGCAAGGATTGGGATCAAGCAAAAGCCACCTATCTGTCCAAATGACCTAGGCTTAAAAAGAGCTTTAACTGGAGGCCTCATAGTTGTTGGTTCCTATGTGCCAAAAACAACAAAGCAG GTTGATGAGTTGCGGTCACAGTGCGGGCAATCCCTTCGAGTAATAGAG GTGTCTGTCGAGATGGTTTCAATGAAATCAACAGAGGACAGAGACCAAGAAATTAGCCGAGTCGTTGAACTTGGAAATGCTTACATACAAAACAGAAAAGACACTCTAGTTGTCACCAGCCGCCAGCTCATTACTGGAAAAA CTCCTGAAGAAAGCTTAGACATTAATTATAAAGTGAGTTCAGCACTAGTGGAGATTGTGAGAAGGATTGATAGTAAACCTCGGTACATCATTGCAAAG GGAGGAATCACTTCATCTGATATTGCTACAAAAGCTTTGGAAGCTCAGCGTGCCAAAGTAATGGGACAAGCATTAGCTGGTGTACCATTGTGGCAGCTTGGTCCTGAGAGTAGATTCCCCGGTGTACCTTACATTGTATTTCCTG GTAATGTTGGCGATAATAGTGCTCTTGCTAAAGTGGTACGAAATTGGGCTTCCCCATCTAGAAGTTCTACAAAACAACTTCTTCTG AATGCGGAGAAGGGTGGTTATGCCATTGGCGCTTTCAATGTGTATAATCTTGAAGGAGTTGAAGCTGTCGTTGCAGCAGCAGAGGCTGAAAATAGCCCTGCTATCCTGCAG ATTCATCCTAGTGCTCTGAAGCAAGGTGGGGTCCCATTGGTAGCGTCCTGCATTGCTGCTGCAGAACAATCCAGT GTGCCTATCACTGTTCATTATGATCATGGCACTTCCAAGTCAGACTTGCTTCAAGCTCTTGAGATG GGATTTGATTCAGTCATGGTGGATGGTTCCCATCTAACATTAGGGGAGAACATCTTATACACAAAGAGCGTATCTTCTTTGGCTCATGCAAAAGGTTTACTTGTGGAAGCTGAATTGGGTAGACTCTCAGGCTCTGAAGATGGCTTGACAGTTGAAGAATACGAAGCGAGATTTACTGATGTTGCTCAG GCTGAGGGATTTATTGATGAGACAAGTATTGATGCTCTAGCAGTTTGCATTGGAAATGTTCATGGAAAATATCCACCTAGTGGACCAAAACTCAGACTTGACTTGCTAAAG GACCTTCGTGCGTTAAccctaaagaaaggagttagcTTGGTTCTCCATGGAGCATCTGGTCTGCCTCATGAGCTTGTACAG GAATGCATAGGCTTGGGCGTGAGGAAATTCAACGTGAACACTGAGGTCCGAAACAGCTACCTGGAGTCCCTTAAAAAGCCAGAAAAGGACCTCATCCAAGTCATGGCATCTGCTAAAGAAGCAATGAAAGCTGTCATCGCAGAGAAATTACACCTCTTTGGATCAGCTGGGAAAGCCTGA